The genomic region GGTTTTGTAATTATAAATATCGAGGTTCTTGAAATCATATTGGATGGTATTTTGGGAACTCATAGGGTTTTCGCCCCATTGGGTGCGTTGTACGATTTTCTAATAGCATCTTTTGAAGTTTTAGCCTTTTTGGTCATAGTGGCCGTTGTCATTTTTTGGTTACGTAGAAATGTGATCAAGTTGCAGCGTTTTTTAAAACCCGAAATGAAAGGATGGCCCAAAAAAGACGGTAATCTTATTCTTTATATAGAATTGGTTCTCATGTTCTTGTTTTTGACCATGAATGCGGCAGACTATCAATTGCAACAATTGAATGTAGCCCATTATACCAAAGCGGGAATGTTTCCTGTAAGTCAGTTTATTGCGCCGCTATTTGAAGGACTGTCCACCTCTACCCTGATATTGATTGAAAGAACAGCTTGGTGGTTGCACATATTGGGTATATTGGCTTTCTTGAATTATCTGTATTATTCTAAACATCTTCATATTTTATTGGCTTTTCCCAACACCTACTATGGTAGCTTGCGGCCCCAAGGTCAATTTGATAATTTGGAATCCGTTACCAACGAAGTAAAGTTAATGATGGATCCGGATGCGGACCCCTTTGCTGCACCGGTGGAAGATGATGCGGGCGAACCTGAAAAGTTTGGAGCATCCGATGTATCCGATTTAAATTGGGTACAATTGCTAAATGCCTATACGTGTACCGAGTGTGGACGCTGTACGAGTGAATGTCCTGCCAATCAAACGGGCAAAAAACTGTCTCCAAGAAAAATAATGATGGATACCCGGGACAGGTTAGAGGAAGTAGGAAAAAATATAGATGCCAATAAAGGGAAATTCACAGATGACGGTAAACAGTTATTGAACGATTATATTACTCCAGAGGAATTATGGGCCTGTACATCCTGTAATGCTTGTGTAGAAGCTTGCCCCGTAAGTATTGACCCTTTATCGATAATCATGGACATGCGAAGGTATTTGGTCATGGAACAATCCGCTGCCCCGACCGATTTGAACAATATGATGGGCAATATTGAAAACAATGGAGCTCCATGGCCTTTTAATCAGATGGACAGACTTAATTGGGTAGAAGAAAATTGATATGAGCAACGAGATTAAAGTACCTACAATGGCCGAGCTTTCAGCGGCAGGACAACAGCCTGAGGTTTTATTTTGGGTGGGCTGTGCCGGAAGCTTTGACGATAGGGCCAAAAAAATTACCAAAGCCTTCGTAAAGTTATTGAACAAAGCCAATGTAAATTTTGCCGTTTTGGGTACCGAGGAAAGCTGTACGGGCGACCCTGCGAAACGTGCGGGGAACGAATTTTTATTTCAAATGCAGGCGGTTACCAATATCGAAGTCATGAACGCCTATGAAATAAAAAAGGTCGTTACCGCTTGCCCGCATTGCTTCAATACCATAAAAAACGAATATCCCGGTTTGGGCGGTAATTACGAAGTGGTTCACCACACCCAATTTTTAAAACAATTATTGGAGGAGGGAAAAATATCGGTAGAAGGCGGTAAATTCAAAGGAAAACGCATTACGTTTCACGACCCTTGCTATTTAGGCCGTGCCAACAATGTATATGAGGCACCCAGGGATTTGATCCGCAAGTTGGATGCCGAACTGGTCGAGATGAAAAGTTGCAAGAGTAGGGGACTTTGTTGCGGCGCCGGTGGTGCCCAGATGTTCAAGGAACCTGAAAAAGGCAATAAAGATGTCAACATTGAGCGCACAGAGCAAGCACTGGAAACTCAGCCCGAAATTATCGCTGCGGGCTGTCCCTTTTGTAATACGATGATGACAGATGGGGTAAAAAACAAAGAAAAGGAAGCCAGTATTGCAGTCATGGATATTGCGGAGCTCATTGCCACTGCCGAGGATTTATAAGTTTTTTTGCCTTAAAATAAACATCACGTATTTTTTCACAATGTTGTTTTTGAATTTGATATTTGAATTTTAACTATGTTAGTAGATTTCAACGACCTTCCCGAAACTTCAAGAATTTGGATATACCAAGCCAACCGTAGTTTTACCAAAGATGAATTGCAAGAGGTTTCTGCGGCCCTTGATGATTTTTTGACTCATTGGACTGCACACGGGAGCAATTTGAAAGCTGGTTATGAAATACGATATAATCGGTTCATAGTCTTGGGATTGGACCAATCTATGGCTTCCGCTTCCGGTTGCTCCATTGACGCTTCGGTACATTTCATTCAATCTTTGGAGAAAAAATACGCTATCGATTTGTTGGATAAAATGAACGTATCTTACAAACAGGGCGAATACATCGCATATAAACCATTGAGCGATTTCAAAAAAATGGCCAAGCAAAAGGCAGTTTCTTCAAACACTATCGTTTTTAATAATCTGGTTACCAATAAGCTAGAGTATTTGGAACATTGGGAAGTACCCGCTTCCGAGAGTTGGCACGCCCGTTTCATGTGATTCTGGTACAACTTTTGCCATAAAACCCTATATATACATTGTCCTAATCGATGAAATGCAATAATTTGTAAGCTTTTTAGTTAGTACGATATATAACTTTCTATGGAAAAAAAATTACACTATCTTATCTTCCCTTTTTTGATTGCCTTCTTTTGGGCCAATGGTCAGCAAAACCCTTTAAGGGTTTCCGATAGTCTCGCTCAACAGGGTTGGGTAAATTCAACCTATAACGGAATGACCTTAGAAGAGAAAATTGGTCAATTGTTTATGGTAATGGTCGCTTCGAACGATACCAAAACAAATACCGACAAGGTAAAAAAGCTTATTACCGAGCATCAAATAGGTGGAGTTATTTTTTCAAAAGGAGGTCCGGTACGGCAGGCTAAACTCACGAATACCTATCAAGCATTATCCAAAACACCACTGTTGGTGGGTCTGGATGCGGAATGGGGCTTGGCCATGCGGTTAGATTCTACCTATGCTTTCCCATGGAATATGACCTTAGGGGCGATAACCGATAGTTCTATCGTTGAA from Costertonia aggregata harbors:
- a CDS encoding (Fe-S)-binding protein yields the protein MQYLPNILFVIALVLGIGFFAKNVKRLSRNIKLGRDVDVSDNKPQRWKNMAKIALGQTKMVVRPIAGFLHIIVYVGFVIINIEVLEIILDGILGTHRVFAPLGALYDFLIASFEVLAFLVIVAVVIFWLRRNVIKLQRFLKPEMKGWPKKDGNLILYIELVLMFLFLTMNAADYQLQQLNVAHYTKAGMFPVSQFIAPLFEGLSTSTLILIERTAWWLHILGILAFLNYLYYSKHLHILLAFPNTYYGSLRPQGQFDNLESVTNEVKLMMDPDADPFAAPVEDDAGEPEKFGASDVSDLNWVQLLNAYTCTECGRCTSECPANQTGKKLSPRKIMMDTRDRLEEVGKNIDANKGKFTDDGKQLLNDYITPEELWACTSCNACVEACPVSIDPLSIIMDMRRYLVMEQSAAPTDLNNMMGNIENNGAPWPFNQMDRLNWVEEN
- a CDS encoding (Fe-S)-binding protein, producing MSNEIKVPTMAELSAAGQQPEVLFWVGCAGSFDDRAKKITKAFVKLLNKANVNFAVLGTEESCTGDPAKRAGNEFLFQMQAVTNIEVMNAYEIKKVVTACPHCFNTIKNEYPGLGGNYEVVHHTQFLKQLLEEGKISVEGGKFKGKRITFHDPCYLGRANNVYEAPRDLIRKLDAELVEMKSCKSRGLCCGAGGAQMFKEPEKGNKDVNIERTEQALETQPEIIAAGCPFCNTMMTDGVKNKEKEASIAVMDIAELIATAEDL
- a CDS encoding ABC transporter ATPase: MLVDFNDLPETSRIWIYQANRSFTKDELQEVSAALDDFLTHWTAHGSNLKAGYEIRYNRFIVLGLDQSMASASGCSIDASVHFIQSLEKKYAIDLLDKMNVSYKQGEYIAYKPLSDFKKMAKQKAVSSNTIVFNNLVTNKLEYLEHWEVPASESWHARFM